The following coding sequences lie in one Corynebacterium anserum genomic window:
- a CDS encoding DivIVA domain-containing protein translates to MYKTFQGMDDLQQMVEQAYGVPMTANCMVPRREVLDILDEMRNAIPIEMDDAQDVLDHRDNIVADAQDQSDAMISDAEAERDAILADARARADEMLRDAEDRAASTVSHAETEADRLVSDARREYDQVTSRAAAEAERLVTSGNESYQRSVDEGIAEQQRLVSESEVVRKAQAEAQRIVESAHADSDRLRTECDRYVDSTLAEFENSLTDTLRTVNRDRAALRKGAGASGYRPTSGQNH, encoded by the coding sequence ATGTATAAGACTTTCCAGGGTATGGATGACCTTCAGCAGATGGTTGAGCAGGCATATGGCGTGCCGATGACCGCTAATTGCATGGTGCCTCGCCGCGAAGTTTTGGACATCCTCGATGAGATGCGCAATGCCATTCCGATCGAAATGGACGATGCGCAGGACGTTCTGGATCACCGCGACAACATCGTGGCTGATGCCCAGGATCAGTCCGATGCCATGATTAGCGACGCAGAGGCCGAGCGTGACGCCATTTTGGCTGATGCTCGCGCCCGTGCCGACGAGATGTTGCGTGACGCTGAAGACCGAGCAGCTTCCACGGTCTCCCATGCTGAAACTGAGGCTGATCGTTTGGTGTCTGATGCCCGCCGAGAGTATGACCAAGTAACCAGCCGAGCAGCCGCAGAGGCTGAACGTTTGGTTACTTCCGGTAACGAGTCTTATCAGCGGTCGGTTGATGAAGGCATTGCCGAACAACAGCGATTGGTATCCGAGTCTGAAGTTGTACGCAAAGCCCAGGCAGAGGCTCAGCGCATTGTGGAATCCGCACACGCCGACTCCGACCGTCTCCGCACCGAGTGCGATCGTTATGTGGACTCCACCCTGGCAGAATTCGAAAATTCACTGACGGACACCCTGCGCACCGTGAACCGAGACCGAGCAGCCCTACGCAAAGGAGCTGGTGCTTCTGGCTACCGCCCAACGAGCGGCCAGAATCACTGA
- a CDS encoding YceD family protein has translation MSNPFVIPVGDIPNGSLERISNSGPSPVRWGGQMLAVEEGTTVDVEATVNNLGEAFMVQATVFGEAHGTCARCLRSLNPQLKVSISEVFGTTPDFIQGDEGDDDEEPPLVVDNSVDISQSVLDEAGLNAPFSPSCDDFHLDCEEDTPVPDGVLEEQSEDVDRIDPRWAGLEKFKDLKGE, from the coding sequence ATGAGCAACCCTTTTGTCATCCCTGTTGGCGATATTCCCAACGGATCCCTGGAGAGAATCAGCAATTCCGGACCTTCCCCCGTTCGATGGGGAGGGCAAATGCTGGCTGTTGAGGAAGGCACGACCGTCGATGTCGAAGCCACTGTTAACAATCTGGGCGAAGCGTTTATGGTTCAGGCGACGGTGTTCGGCGAGGCACACGGTACGTGCGCACGCTGCCTGCGGTCGTTGAACCCTCAACTCAAAGTGTCTATTAGTGAGGTCTTTGGCACTACCCCAGATTTCATTCAGGGTGACGAGGGGGACGATGACGAAGAACCGCCGTTAGTGGTGGATAATTCGGTGGATATCTCGCAGTCCGTCCTCGACGAAGCGGGCTTGAATGCTCCTTTTTCTCCAAGCTGTGACGACTTTCATCTCGACTGCGAGGAAGACACTCCAGTTCCGGATGGCGTCTTGGAGGAACAGTCTGAGGACGTGGATCGAATAGATCCACGATGGGCTGGACTAGAAAAATTCAAGGATTTGAAGGGCGAGTAA
- the rnc gene encoding ribonuclease III, with the protein MARKRRLTGEAALHAAYNRSDHAPLLDAWGVSLSDDILRLALTHRSFANENDNLPNNERLEFLGDAVLGLSVAEQLYVQFPDRTESEISKMRAAVVNMYALADVARELQIGSYILLGRGEMRTGGEDKDSILADTVEAILGAIYLEHGFATARETVLRIFGSRITSAPSVGLTMDWKTVLLQTLSEKKISSTPEYSTEETGPQHALTFETTLTVGPSLYSRGTGRNKKEAEHNAAKAMVSHLKSIHARTS; encoded by the coding sequence GTGGCTAGAAAACGTCGTCTCACCGGCGAGGCAGCTTTGCATGCCGCCTACAACCGTTCCGATCACGCTCCTTTACTCGATGCGTGGGGAGTATCCCTCAGCGATGACATCCTTCGTCTCGCGTTAACGCACAGATCCTTCGCAAACGAGAACGATAACCTTCCAAACAATGAGCGTTTGGAATTTCTTGGCGACGCCGTTTTGGGTTTGTCTGTCGCTGAGCAGCTCTATGTCCAGTTCCCAGACCGCACAGAGTCGGAGATATCCAAAATGCGAGCTGCCGTGGTGAACATGTATGCCCTGGCGGATGTCGCCCGCGAGTTGCAGATTGGCTCTTATATCCTGCTCGGCCGTGGCGAGATGCGTACCGGTGGTGAGGACAAGGATTCGATCCTCGCAGATACGGTGGAAGCGATTCTGGGTGCGATTTATTTGGAACATGGTTTTGCGACTGCGCGCGAGACAGTGCTGCGCATTTTTGGTTCGCGAATTACCTCTGCACCATCCGTGGGGCTGACCATGGACTGGAAGACCGTGCTGTTGCAGACTCTCAGCGAGAAAAAGATTTCCAGCACGCCGGAATACTCTACGGAAGAAACCGGCCCGCAGCACGCGCTCACTTTCGAGACAACATTGACCGTTGGCCCTTCTCTGTATTCGCGTGGCACCGGCCGCAATAAGAAGGAAGCAGAACACAACGCTGCGAAAGCAATGGTCAGTCACTTGAAGTCTATTCATGCCCGAACTTCCTGA
- a CDS encoding Fpg/Nei family DNA glycosylase encodes MPELPEVEVVRRGLEKYVVGRVFDGVEVLSPRAVRCHVGEPLPRLLYAATVVSVRRRGKFLWLELSQDPNADTGLTCNERLALVVHLGMSGQMLVTEPDQVASSHLRIRARLSCAPSRRGGGLLSPGFGDRLSPTRSDDGLEHNGLNDLNFVDQRTFGRWEVVPMVDDPFGEYEAVPTSATHIAPDPLEPHFDIASVVEKIASKRSPIKSILLDQRVISGIGNIYADEALWLSGIRPTRKPERISKRRVEKTIRAAETVMRKALAAGGTSFDSLYVNVNGASGYFSRSLNVYGRENEPCRRCQTPIKRVVLSGRSSHYCPRCQK; translated from the coding sequence ATGCCCGAACTTCCTGAAGTTGAGGTGGTCCGGCGGGGCTTAGAAAAATACGTGGTCGGTCGAGTGTTTGACGGCGTGGAAGTGTTGAGCCCGCGTGCAGTTCGCTGCCATGTAGGGGAACCGCTTCCCAGGCTTCTCTATGCCGCCACTGTTGTCTCTGTGCGTCGCCGGGGCAAATTCCTCTGGTTGGAGTTATCGCAAGACCCCAACGCTGATACGGGATTGACGTGCAATGAGCGCCTAGCGCTTGTAGTTCATTTGGGCATGAGCGGACAGATGCTGGTGACAGAACCGGATCAAGTGGCATCGAGTCACTTACGCATTCGAGCCCGGCTCAGCTGCGCACCGTCGCGGCGCGGTGGTGGATTGCTGTCCCCGGGGTTCGGTGACAGGTTGTCGCCAACACGTTCCGATGATGGACTAGAGCATAACGGTTTGAACGATCTCAATTTCGTCGATCAACGCACCTTTGGTCGCTGGGAAGTTGTGCCCATGGTTGACGATCCGTTCGGTGAATATGAGGCAGTACCTACGTCTGCGACTCATATTGCGCCTGACCCCTTGGAACCACACTTCGATATAGCTTCTGTGGTGGAGAAGATAGCGTCGAAGCGGTCACCCATCAAGAGTATTCTCCTCGATCAACGTGTGATTTCAGGGATCGGCAACATTTACGCTGATGAAGCCTTGTGGTTGTCAGGAATCCGACCAACAAGAAAGCCCGAGAGGATAAGTAAACGTCGCGTCGAAAAAACTATTCGTGCGGCGGAAACAGTAATGCGCAAGGCTCTGGCAGCGGGGGGTACGAGTTTTGACTCTCTCTATGTGAACGTCAACGGGGCTTCAGGGTATTTTTCGCGATCACTCAATGTATACGGGCGCGAGAATGAGCCATGCCGGCGGTGCCAGACGCCAATCAAGCGAGTAGTGTTGTCCGGTCGCAGTAGCCACTACTGTCCACGGTGCCAAAAGTAG
- a CDS encoding alanine/glycine:cation symporter family protein, which translates to MQSIEHFLTVDINNNLGKVIPFLLIGAGVYFGLRTIIVQIRMFPDMVRSLKDKPHPDSSDAEISAFKAFTISAASRVGTGNVVGVAIAISVGGPGAVFWMWMVAIIGGATAFVESTLAQLWKSKHDGAYVGGPAYYMTRGLNARWLAVIFGIAITITYGLVYNAVQTNSIVEAVNTSLGGETSNSLRVIIGLVLAILTAFIIFGGVTRIANATQVIVPFMAGAYIFIGVIVLALNIGEIPGMFADIVGHALGLKEIAGAGIGAAFMNGMRRGLFSNEAGQGSAPNAAATASVSHPVKQGLVQTLGVYFDTLVVCSITAFIILLSHPTIGESMQSANLTQQALASEVGRWGIHFVTFILFFLAFSSVLGNYYLAQANVEYFTRNKNAIIAFRILVVLCVFGGAVGTVPIVWALADTFAATMVIINLIAIVPLAGVAVKLLKHFSAQKHQGLEPVFHRDDMPELKNVECWDGSDPVTTREFWNDAVTPRSTTSGGES; encoded by the coding sequence ATGCAAAGTATCGAACATTTCCTTACAGTGGATATCAATAACAATCTGGGGAAGGTCATCCCATTCCTCCTGATTGGCGCTGGTGTCTACTTTGGTCTGCGCACCATCATCGTGCAGATTCGCATGTTCCCAGACATGGTTCGTTCCTTGAAGGACAAACCTCATCCAGATAGCTCTGATGCTGAAATCTCAGCATTCAAAGCGTTCACCATTTCTGCAGCATCGCGTGTAGGCACAGGCAACGTCGTGGGCGTGGCTATTGCAATTTCCGTTGGAGGTCCGGGGGCTGTGTTCTGGATGTGGATGGTCGCCATCATCGGTGGTGCTACTGCATTCGTGGAGTCAACCCTAGCTCAGCTGTGGAAATCTAAACACGACGGCGCGTATGTAGGTGGACCGGCGTACTACATGACCCGAGGACTCAATGCTCGCTGGTTGGCCGTCATCTTTGGTATCGCCATTACCATTACTTACGGCCTGGTGTATAACGCTGTACAGACAAATTCCATTGTCGAAGCAGTGAATACTTCTTTAGGGGGAGAAACTTCCAACTCGCTGCGTGTCATCATTGGACTGGTTTTAGCGATCCTGACTGCGTTCATCATCTTCGGCGGAGTAACACGCATTGCTAACGCAACGCAGGTGATCGTTCCTTTTATGGCTGGTGCATACATCTTCATTGGCGTGATTGTGTTGGCTCTGAACATTGGCGAGATTCCTGGAATGTTCGCGGACATCGTGGGGCACGCGCTGGGCTTGAAGGAGATCGCTGGCGCAGGCATCGGTGCTGCATTCATGAACGGAATGCGACGCGGTCTGTTTTCTAATGAGGCCGGGCAGGGTTCTGCCCCCAACGCTGCTGCTACGGCTTCGGTATCTCACCCTGTTAAACAAGGCTTAGTGCAAACTTTGGGCGTCTATTTCGACACCCTGGTGGTGTGTTCCATCACAGCGTTCATCATTTTGCTTTCCCATCCGACAATCGGTGAATCCATGCAATCGGCCAACCTCACGCAACAGGCTTTGGCCTCTGAAGTAGGCCGTTGGGGTATTCACTTTGTCACCTTTATTTTGTTCTTCCTAGCCTTTTCTTCTGTGCTGGGCAACTACTACTTGGCTCAGGCCAATGTGGAGTACTTCACTAGAAACAAGAACGCGATCATTGCTTTCCGCATACTTGTGGTGCTCTGCGTATTTGGTGGTGCGGTTGGCACAGTCCCTATCGTGTGGGCACTGGCGGATACTTTTGCAGCAACCATGGTCATCATCAACTTGATCGCTATTGTTCCTCTAGCGGGCGTCGCGGTGAAGCTACTCAAGCACTTTTCGGCGCAGAAACACCAAGGTTTGGAGCCTGTTTTCCACCGGGACGACATGCCAGAGCTCAAGAACGTCGAATGCTGGGACGGGTCTGACCCCGTGACCACCCGCGAGTTCTGGAATGACGCAGTCACACCACGCTCAACAACTTCCGGTGGGGAGTCCTAG
- a CDS encoding DAK2 domain-containing protein: MTKNLDGPLIAQWARRAAAGLRERQAEINSLNVFPIPDSDTGSNMAHTMTQAVAFTRDSDESDTSTLTAALASGAVRGARGNSGMVLSQVLRALADTAAHGPVDGTAVAQMLSKSVDFVKHSIASPVEGTILTVLRAAAEGAHQGRNSLIETVQRALDAAERALEQTPKQLDVLAKAGVVDAGGCGLVVILQALLDTLTHEDRHREPNREARVGASQRMKENCAEPHAEEGVNADSIYHDSFAAPDAFPDTDGSDATMMDTAPSMEIEVMFMFDATGKPHAIRELRDFLDNAGNSVVIAHAGDSVVKVHVHTRRAGAVIEKAFSLARVFDLRLEVLPGSELPQTPIIALAPSGGAADVFEGAGAIAVDLDKADDREINDLLDMASMGMVIVLTNGRDASAFMDRGRPVAVLDTRSLVGGLAALAVHDPHNDFDDDLEEMVDAVSIQRCVETTAETMAEDLDALLTEGGELVTLLWSSPEVSDAQIEQLRARVAQQYPDVELHDYRADGMGAAVEIGVE, encoded by the coding sequence ATGACAAAGAACCTCGACGGCCCCCTTATCGCGCAATGGGCGCGCCGGGCCGCCGCAGGCTTGCGGGAACGCCAGGCAGAGATCAATAGCCTCAATGTGTTTCCTATTCCGGATTCCGATACCGGTTCCAACATGGCGCACACTATGACGCAGGCTGTGGCGTTTACGAGAGATTCTGATGAGAGTGATACCTCGACTCTCACCGCAGCGCTCGCTAGCGGTGCCGTTCGCGGTGCGAGGGGTAATTCAGGAATGGTGTTATCCCAGGTATTGCGCGCATTGGCGGATACTGCAGCTCATGGACCTGTGGATGGCACAGCGGTTGCACAAATGCTCAGCAAGTCTGTGGACTTCGTGAAACATTCCATCGCCTCTCCGGTGGAGGGTACTATTCTTACCGTGTTGCGTGCAGCAGCTGAAGGGGCACATCAGGGGAGAAACTCTCTGATTGAAACCGTACAGCGAGCATTAGACGCCGCTGAACGCGCGCTGGAGCAGACCCCAAAACAACTGGATGTGCTGGCCAAGGCCGGTGTGGTGGATGCTGGCGGTTGTGGCTTGGTTGTGATTCTTCAGGCTCTATTGGACACGCTCACACATGAGGACAGGCACCGTGAGCCAAACAGGGAAGCGAGGGTCGGTGCCTCCCAGCGTATGAAGGAAAACTGCGCAGAGCCTCATGCTGAAGAGGGCGTGAATGCGGACAGCATCTACCATGATTCTTTCGCCGCGCCGGATGCTTTTCCTGATACTGACGGCTCTGATGCCACAATGATGGACACTGCACCATCGATGGAGATCGAGGTCATGTTCATGTTCGATGCTACAGGGAAGCCGCATGCTATCCGCGAGCTACGTGATTTTTTGGACAATGCGGGGAATAGTGTGGTGATCGCCCACGCTGGTGACAGCGTGGTGAAGGTGCACGTGCATACGCGGCGAGCGGGTGCCGTCATCGAAAAGGCTTTTAGCCTAGCGCGCGTGTTTGATCTCCGCCTTGAGGTTTTGCCCGGCTCCGAACTCCCGCAGACGCCGATCATCGCTCTGGCTCCATCGGGTGGTGCCGCGGATGTGTTTGAGGGAGCCGGCGCGATTGCCGTGGACTTAGATAAAGCTGATGATCGTGAGATCAATGATCTTCTGGATATGGCCAGCATGGGTATGGTGATTGTGCTGACAAACGGGAGGGACGCCTCGGCTTTCATGGATCGTGGACGCCCCGTTGCTGTGTTGGACACCCGCTCTTTGGTTGGTGGATTGGCAGCCCTGGCTGTGCACGACCCGCATAATGATTTTGACGATGACCTTGAGGAAATGGTGGATGCAGTATCCATACAGCGCTGTGTGGAGACTACCGCAGAGACAATGGCTGAGGATTTGGATGCATTATTGACCGAAGGCGGGGAGCTGGTCACCCTGTTGTGGTCATCCCCAGAAGTCAGTGACGCGCAGATCGAACAACTACGTGCTCGCGTCGCACAACAATATCCGGACGTCGAACTGCATGACTATCGGGCTGACGGCATGGGGGCTGCGGTGGAGATCGGAGTCGAGTAA
- the rsmD gene encoding 16S rRNA (guanine(966)-N(2))-methyltransferase RsmD: MTRIISGTARGRNIKVPPEDTRPTTDRAREGLFSSLQVRFGFEGETVLDLFAGSGALGLEAASRGAEEVTLVDNNRKAVEVIQSNAKIVGHPNVRVVQSHASTFIAGAPRGHYSMVLADPPYSLSDDAVVEMLNALVPLLTHDAVIVVERSSQSPETAWPEGFEPTNQKLKKRTYGLTRFDMAIWRG; this comes from the coding sequence ATGACTCGTATTATTTCCGGCACTGCCCGTGGCCGCAATATCAAAGTGCCTCCGGAAGATACGCGCCCTACGACTGACCGTGCGCGTGAGGGGCTGTTTTCCTCTCTTCAGGTTCGTTTTGGTTTTGAGGGGGAGACGGTGCTCGATCTTTTCGCGGGATCCGGTGCGCTAGGTCTGGAGGCAGCCTCGCGTGGTGCTGAAGAGGTGACGCTGGTCGATAACAACCGCAAGGCGGTGGAGGTTATACAATCCAACGCAAAAATTGTGGGGCATCCGAATGTGCGTGTGGTTCAATCGCACGCGTCGACTTTTATCGCAGGGGCACCGCGGGGCCACTACAGCATGGTGCTTGCGGATCCGCCGTATTCTCTTTCTGACGATGCAGTCGTGGAGATGTTGAATGCTCTGGTTCCCCTTCTTACTCACGACGCAGTGATTGTCGTCGAACGCAGTTCTCAGTCCCCCGAGACTGCGTGGCCGGAAGGATTTGAGCCTACGAACCAAAAACTAAAAAAACGTACGTATGGATTGACTCGTTTCGATATGGCTATTTGGCGCGGATAA
- a CDS encoding uracil-DNA glycosylase encodes MTVSSDPFSGASADLPSGDSSALSSRSTRYAQSTAHSTPTSPRLRPHSFSATVEKRADELIGQIHPDWQLPNLRFVLCKALAEAERGVHVLPAQENILRAFRMAPEDVRVLIVGQDPYPTPGHAVGLSFSAELPAGERLPKSLANIFAEYQDDLGLSRPHSADLSPWLDEGVMLLNRVLTVRAGKPGSHRNGGWEEITEAAVRQVAANDKVAAILWGRPAQQLGKIIGLDRCVMSSHPSPLSAYRGFFGSRPFTKANQILTELGADPVNWDLTR; translated from the coding sequence ATGACTGTTTCTTCTGATCCTTTCTCAGGGGCATCTGCTGATCTTCCTTCCGGAGATTCTTCTGCCCTTTCCTCCCGTTCAACGAGATATGCGCAGTCGACTGCGCATTCGACACCGACGTCACCTCGTCTGCGCCCACACTCTTTTTCTGCAACTGTGGAAAAGAGGGCAGACGAACTAATCGGACAGATTCATCCTGACTGGCAGTTGCCGAATCTACGTTTTGTACTCTGCAAGGCGCTGGCAGAAGCGGAGCGAGGGGTGCATGTGCTTCCCGCTCAGGAAAATATCCTGCGGGCATTTCGTATGGCTCCCGAAGATGTGAGGGTGCTGATCGTGGGACAGGATCCCTATCCGACCCCTGGACACGCGGTGGGGCTATCTTTTTCTGCTGAGCTGCCCGCCGGAGAGCGCTTACCGAAATCCCTGGCCAATATATTCGCCGAATATCAAGATGATTTGGGACTATCTCGGCCACACAGCGCAGATCTATCCCCATGGCTAGATGAAGGCGTGATGTTGCTCAACCGTGTGCTGACTGTTCGTGCAGGAAAGCCCGGTAGCCATAGAAACGGTGGTTGGGAAGAGATTACTGAGGCAGCCGTGCGACAAGTGGCGGCAAACGATAAGGTAGCGGCGATTCTCTGGGGGCGTCCAGCACAGCAATTAGGAAAAATTATTGGACTGGACCGTTGTGTCATGTCTTCCCATCCTTCGCCTCTGTCAGCATATCGAGGTTTCTTTGGATCCAGACCATTCACCAAGGCGAATCAAATTCTGACTGAACTGGGCGCCGATCCCGTCAACTGGGATCTCACCCGTTAG
- a CDS encoding ATP-dependent DNA helicase RecG, whose translation MLGWEDTRPLSLFITPDRARKLADKPKLGTISDAVLNFPTKYVRAGSAQALDILEEGEMYTCVAEILSVSERENRSGRGPRSIVTFRFTDGAATMESALFGNPKLHTAALTQGSIVLLYGKLSRYRNKWQLKNPSYVSVYPAEGARFGAFGPLKTIVDVAGSQAQAQELLTRPWLASYGRKAGTSTAELIGVMDKVLRGMGHPTEVLPLPHVGSGVPDWPVDSAGEPLIAFDEALRDIHQPPPEGPWAAINRLKFNEALELQLVMALRRADAEKRTARAIVPVENGVASQLKSTLPFTLSTGQEDALSTVTAALNSTDPASLMLQGDVGSGKTIVALLSMLHAVEAGFQCAFIAPTEVLAAQHARTLTTLLEGTMVGVTLLTGSQKISEKKANLLNIVSGQSDIVVGTHALIQDSVEFNNLGFVVVDEQHRFGVRQRDKLREESPPDKTPHMLVMTATPIPRTVAMTMFGDLTSVRLSGMPAGRGRVHTSVVPAWKPRWVERMWQRMAEEIHAGRQVYVVVPRIDGEGGVEDWAERIQSFYLPPDSSIAVLHGRMASEEKDEVMRSFNAGQIDVLVATTVIEVGVDVPNATMMLIVDADSFGVSQLHQLRGRVGRGTEDAVCLLHTTASEFTPSFQRLEAVATTHDGFALAELDLQQRTEGDILGQRQSGSAGRRSTLLHLVEDEAIIVEARRYAHDLVAYDELLARSLVANLEIEEQEYIERS comes from the coding sequence GTGCTGGGCTGGGAGGACACACGCCCGCTGTCGCTGTTCATCACCCCGGATCGGGCGCGCAAGCTCGCCGATAAGCCAAAACTGGGCACCATTTCCGACGCAGTATTGAATTTCCCCACGAAATATGTGCGTGCCGGAAGTGCACAAGCCTTGGACATCCTGGAAGAGGGGGAGATGTACACATGCGTGGCAGAAATCCTCAGCGTCAGTGAACGTGAAAATCGTTCCGGCCGAGGGCCACGCAGTATCGTGACTTTTCGCTTTACCGATGGTGCCGCGACTATGGAGTCGGCCCTGTTTGGCAATCCGAAGTTGCATACCGCTGCGCTGACGCAGGGGAGCATCGTGCTGCTCTATGGAAAATTGAGTCGCTATAGGAATAAATGGCAGCTGAAAAACCCGAGCTATGTATCGGTCTATCCAGCAGAGGGAGCCCGATTCGGAGCCTTTGGCCCCCTCAAGACAATCGTGGATGTGGCTGGTTCGCAAGCTCAGGCCCAAGAGTTACTGACGAGGCCGTGGTTAGCGAGTTATGGGCGGAAGGCCGGAACATCAACAGCTGAGCTCATCGGCGTGATGGACAAAGTATTGCGTGGAATGGGGCACCCGACGGAAGTCTTGCCTTTGCCACATGTGGGGTCAGGGGTGCCAGATTGGCCGGTAGATTCAGCGGGAGAGCCGCTCATTGCCTTTGACGAGGCGCTTCGTGACATTCATCAGCCCCCGCCGGAGGGACCCTGGGCGGCTATCAACCGGCTGAAATTTAACGAGGCACTTGAGCTGCAGTTGGTCATGGCGTTGAGACGTGCCGACGCAGAAAAACGAACGGCTCGAGCAATCGTCCCAGTTGAGAATGGGGTGGCGTCGCAATTGAAGTCAACGTTGCCTTTTACTTTGAGCACGGGACAAGAAGACGCTCTCTCCACAGTCACTGCCGCGCTGAACAGCACTGATCCGGCATCGTTGATGCTGCAAGGGGATGTGGGGAGCGGCAAAACTATCGTCGCACTATTGAGTATGCTTCACGCCGTTGAAGCGGGTTTTCAGTGCGCTTTTATCGCCCCCACCGAGGTACTTGCGGCTCAACATGCGCGGACTCTCACCACTTTGCTGGAGGGAACGATGGTAGGAGTGACGTTGCTCACTGGTTCACAGAAGATCTCTGAGAAGAAGGCGAATTTGCTGAATATCGTGAGCGGCCAGTCAGACATTGTGGTGGGTACTCATGCGTTGATCCAAGATTCAGTGGAATTCAACAATCTGGGTTTTGTGGTTGTGGATGAACAGCACCGGTTTGGCGTGCGACAGCGCGATAAGCTGCGTGAAGAATCTCCGCCAGACAAAACCCCGCACATGCTGGTGATGACCGCAACTCCCATCCCACGAACCGTCGCGATGACGATGTTCGGAGACCTGACATCGGTGCGTTTGTCTGGAATGCCTGCGGGACGAGGACGCGTGCACACTTCGGTGGTGCCGGCATGGAAGCCTCGGTGGGTGGAGCGTATGTGGCAGCGCATGGCCGAAGAAATTCACGCCGGGCGCCAGGTCTATGTGGTCGTTCCCCGGATCGATGGTGAGGGAGGCGTAGAGGACTGGGCGGAACGTATACAGAGTTTTTACCTTCCTCCGGACTCTTCGATCGCTGTTCTGCACGGTCGAATGGCCAGCGAGGAGAAGGACGAGGTGATGAGGTCCTTTAATGCGGGGCAGATTGATGTACTGGTCGCCACAACTGTGATCGAAGTGGGTGTGGATGTGCCGAACGCCACGATGATGCTCATCGTCGATGCTGATAGTTTTGGCGTGTCACAACTGCACCAATTGCGCGGGCGCGTAGGTCGTGGCACTGAGGACGCTGTGTGTCTTCTGCACACTACGGCGTCAGAGTTCACACCCAGTTTCCAGCGATTAGAAGCTGTGGCCACCACTCACGATGGTTTTGCTTTGGCGGAATTGGACTTACAGCAGCGTACGGAAGGTGACATCTTGGGACAGCGCCAGTCCGGTTCGGCTGGACGGCGCTCTACTCTGCTGCATCTCGTGGAGGATGAGGCGATTATTGTTGAGGCGCGGCGTTATGCTCATGATTTGGTGGCTTATGACGAACTGTTGGCCCGATCTCTGGTGGCGAACTTGGAGATTGAGGAGCAGGAGTATATCGAGCGCAGCTAG
- a CDS encoding acetyl-CoA carboxylase biotin carboxyl carrier protein subunit → MKIYAPFAGVVRFLVADGQTVETGDQLAVVEAVKLEAPVLAPGPGVVQRSIHEDFVDVAGGDEILRLGEK, encoded by the coding sequence ATGAAGATTTACGCACCATTTGCAGGGGTTGTTCGCTTCCTGGTGGCTGATGGCCAGACCGTGGAGACCGGTGACCAATTGGCTGTAGTGGAAGCCGTGAAACTAGAAGCTCCTGTGTTAGCGCCGGGGCCGGGCGTGGTTCAGCGCAGTATCCACGAAGATTTTGTAGATGTAGCCGGAGGAGATGAGATTCTTCGTCTGGGGGAGAAGTAG
- the coaD gene encoding pantetheine-phosphate adenylyltransferase, which yields MHVVCPGSFDPVTFGHLDIFTRAAATWDQVTVLVTYNPNKRGLFTAEERVDLIRRSLESLPNAPQNVTVDTWDRLLVDYLTENNIKAMVKGLRSSLDYEYELPMAQMNQRLSGAETYFLLTSPEYGYVSSTLCKEVAKYGGDVTGLLPGPVVEAVQRKYAA from the coding sequence ATGCATGTTGTCTGCCCCGGATCTTTCGATCCTGTCACTTTTGGTCACCTGGACATTTTCACCCGCGCGGCTGCGACCTGGGATCAGGTCACTGTTTTGGTGACCTATAACCCTAACAAGAGAGGGTTGTTTACTGCAGAAGAGCGTGTGGACTTGATTCGGCGTTCCTTAGAAAGCCTTCCCAATGCCCCGCAGAACGTCACGGTGGACACGTGGGATCGATTGTTGGTGGATTACCTCACGGAAAACAACATTAAGGCTATGGTGAAGGGGCTGCGCAGTTCCCTTGATTATGAATATGAATTGCCGATGGCTCAGATGAATCAGCGACTGTCCGGCGCTGAGACCTATTTTCTACTGACGAGCCCGGAATATGGTTATGTCTCTTCTACCTTGTGCAAGGAAGTGGCCAAGTATGGGGGCGACGTGACGGGTCTTCTGCCTGGCCCGGTGGTGGAGGCCGTTCAGAGAAAATACGCCGCATGA